Within Bacillus sp. BGMRC 2118, the genomic segment TTCTCCACGACCGTTGCATCATAAATCGGATCAAAGTTAGATAAGATTTTACTCGAGCAAGTTGTACGAAGATTTTTCGTTACGATATTATCCTTCACACCGATAGGTAAGCCGAAAAGAAGACCGCGTTCAGTCTTTGACACACCATCTAGCTCCTTAGCCTGCTCTCGTGCTGCTTCTTCGTTTAACGTAACGAAGGCCTTCACTTTATCTTCAACTGCATGAATTCGTTTATATGACGCATCAACCAGGTCTGATACGGATAACTCTTTTTTATGTAACAAGCTATGTAATTCTGAAATACTATGATCGAATAACGACATGTTTACCCTCCCTTTACTCTAGAATTGCCGGAACACGTATTTGTCCATTTTTGTGATCAGGTGCATTCTTTAATACTTCTTCAACAGGAAGACCCTTACCAGGCTCGTCCTCTCTCAATACGTTCTTCAAATGCACCACATGAGTCGTTGGTTGGACGTTCTCTGTATTCAACTCTTTCAACTGCTCTGCATATGTAATAATCTCATCCAACTGCTTTTGAAATTGCACTGCCTCTTCGTCCGTTATTGCCAATCGTGCTAAATGAGCAACGTGTTTAACCTCATCTATCGAAATGCGTGACATTTTCCCTTCACCTCCGCAAAATACATACCAATATTATACTGATAATAACAAAGTTCCTCTCCTTTAATCAACTTGAGAAGACGCTTTACTTCTCTAATGGAACAGGGACCTGTCCCCCACTGCTTTAAAGCGATGGGGGACAGGCCCCCGTTACGTTAATACATTAAAGTGTTATTAAATTAAGAAAAACCACGCTCACTAGGAACGTGGTATGTTTACTTCCTTATAATACTTAAGCTTTTGCTGCTTCATCAAATTCTGCTTTGATTTCTTCGCTAGGCTCTTTGTCTAGTAAACTGAATACCATAATCGCAATCCAAGCAAATACGAATCCTGGCACAATTTCGTATAGGTCAAATAATCCACCTGTTATTTTGCTCCAAACTACAACGGTTACAGCACCGACGATCATTCCTGCAAGAGCGCCTC encodes:
- the gatC gene encoding Asp-tRNA(Asn)/Glu-tRNA(Gln) amidotransferase subunit GatC, giving the protein MSRISIDEVKHVAHLARLAITDEEAVQFQKQLDEIITYAEQLKELNTENVQPTTHVVHLKNVLREDEPGKGLPVEEVLKNAPDHKNGQIRVPAILE